One window of Leishmania infantum JPCM5 genome chromosome 8 genomic DNA carries:
- a CDS encoding putative tuzin, which yields MEEVHLSSITDVSTRVYVRVGRTATNEDRIAGGIVGRVNSNGTLGVLMDNNSFEAQVSQDDVILVEGRSRFTREKGYKDMMEWFRSAGVHRRADRERLCFLLYQRGWRVDKLYLLEPSDVHCMQYLRKSVRQMVLEKAEWQRDHHAEMRALLRERVKERAWRYFIQKYSGFVSANWAGLGVLSVFLWNYKRFRRQQRSFQVKHAVNTLTHTDHRRSSSPAVPQQFVERAAEERWTRQMLRRLNNTHPRIAVVTGFRGCGKSSLLRSAVRKEHKPALFVEVRGVEGTLTCIVKAMKVPNLESCGDYLEFITDTFTKAAKINGEPPILVVTLREGSELSRVYNESVALACDRRLCHLVYEVALESLSIPNVLLPRLDFYSVPNFNVRQALQYTEHTVDAVAMQHFIETMGTNSNDIDELLAAILHRKVSIAEYTEQKLRRAMRQVETAWAGSEKLRAALKKLAEADCYVGQENGTDALRDPALKEMVLYDPVSDRWVFTHKVYHTAARCCL from the coding sequence ATGGAGGAGGTTCACCTGTCCTCGATTACCGATGTGAGCACGCGAGTGTACGTGCGAGTCGGTCGCACGGCGACGAACGAAGACCGCATAGCGGGCGGCATTGTCGGACGCGTGAACAGCAATGGTACTCTCGGCGTCCTAATGGACAACAACAGTTTTGAGGCACAGGTGTCGCAGGACGACGTGATTCTGGTGGAGGGGCGCTCCCGCTTCACGCGGGAGAAAGGATACAAAGACATGATGGAGTGGTTTCGAAGCGCCGgtgtgcaccgccgcgctgaTCGCGAGCGGTTGTGCTTCTTGCTCTACCAGCGGGGCTGGCGTGTCGACAAACTATACCTGCTGGAGCCGAGCGACGTTCACTGCATGCAGTACTTGAGGAAGTCGGTGAGACAGAtggtgctggagaaggcggagtgGCAGCGCGACCACCACGCAGAgatgcgcgcgctgctgcgcgagaggGTGAAGGAGCGCGCGTGGCGCTACTTCATTCAGAAGTACAGCGGCTTCGTCAGTGCGAACTGGGCCGGGCTCGGCGTCCTGTCCGTGTTCCTCTGGAACTACAAACGCTTCAGGCGTCAGCAGCGCTCGTTTCAGGTGAAGCATGCCGTCAACACGCTCACCCACACAGACCACAGGCGCTCGAGCAGcccggcggtgccgcagcagttCGTGGAGcgcgcggcggaggagagatgGACACGCCAAATGCTCCGCCGGCTGAACAACACCCACCCGCGCATCGCCGTGGTGACGGGGTTCCGCGGGTGCGGCAAgagctcgctgctgcgctcggCGGTGCGCAAGGAGCACAAACCCGCTCTCTTTGTCGAGGTGCGCGGGGTCGAGGGCACGCTCACCTGCATCGTGAAGGCGATGAAGGTGCCGAATCTCGAGTCGTGCGGGGACTACCTGGAGTTCATTACAGATACCTTTACCAAGGCAGCGAAGATCAACGGTGAGCCACCCATCTTGGTTGTCACGCTGCGAGAGGGAAGCGAGTTGTCGCGGGTGTACAACGAGTCCGTCGCACTCGCTTGTGATCGCCGGCTATGCCACCTCGTTTATGAGGTGGCCTTGGAGTCACTGTCGATTCCGAATGTGCTTCTGCCACGGCTCGATTTCTACTCGGTGCCGAACTTCAACGTTCGGCAGGCGCTCCAGTACACCGAACACACGGTGgacgcggtggcgatgcagcACTTCATTGAAACGATGGGGACGAACAGCAACGACATTGACGAACTGCTGGCGGCCATTCTGCACCGCAAGGTCTCGATAGCGGAGTACACCGAGCAGAAGCTGCGGAGGGCGATGCGGCAGGTCGAGACCGCTTGGGCCGGCTCCGAGAAGCTGAGGGCTGCACTGAAGAAGCTGGCTGAGGCGGACTGCTACGTCGGACAGGAGAATGGCaccgacgcgctgcgcgatccggcgctgaaggagatgGTTTTGTACGACCCTGTGAGCGATCGATGGGTTTTTACCCACAAGGTCTACCACAccgcagcgcgctgctgtcTATAG
- a CDS encoding putative tuzin — protein MLSQPTRRCLFTAVSSVSSTTAASSSGGVSRELDASAVRRSAFAQPGLEGLRIAAYAPTEPGVPSSQRRLPVAIGHVVAQLSSLVFAVDFDDRLPPPAVSLGSRVYVAYEREDVDQTSQQGDGGVGGAPSRVFLVGGLVVRVNPNGTLGVLLDHNKVDLAVPPEKIAVTEGVCKFLNHPKYLRVVEWVRSAGLSETDDVESTACILYHRGWRAERLYLLEASDIRSMTHLSQSARMSLMEKAEWQRDHHRQMRNIHRERVKERDRRYMSAKYAGILSASVAFCGAFSLFGWNYRNYLTHQRSYQMRFAVKTLCKKVPPGSAATIGAPPAATGVETSMSSSAAHRMSKHVSRVVQERWIRQVFHRLDTAHPRIVVITGYFGCGKSSLCCTAIHDEGMAGVFVDVRNKEDTLRSVIKALGVPHVEACGDPLDFISEACYKAKSITNGKAPVIVLKLREGNSLTRVYNEALTLACDRRACHIVVELPLESLTTTNTLLPRLDFYTVPNFSRSQAYEYIQHRLDALGMEVFLDTVGTNSNDLDELLAAAHQHRVSATEYTNQKLLKAMRRLQTAWGDDAQLKAAVKRLAQLPYDEGQHEGLDDSSLSHPSLRDVIFYNSVQDVWLFKNQVLHTAASCLL, from the coding sequence ATGTTGAGCCAGCCAACGCGTCGCTGCCTGTTCACGGCGGTGTCCTCGGTGTCGagcaccactgccgcctcctcttcggGCGGCGTGTCGCGCGAGCTGGAtgcgtcggcggtgaggcggtCGGCCTTTGCCCAGCCGGGGCTGGAGGGACTGCGCATCGCTGCGTACGCGCCTACTGAGCCAGGCgtgccgtcgtcgcagcgCCGGCTTCCCGTGGCTATTGGTCacgtcgtcgcgcagctgTCGTCCCTTGTTTTCGCAGTAGACTTCGATGACAGACTACCACCGCCCGCCGTGTCGCTGGGATCACGCGTCTACGTGGCCTACGAGCGGGAGGATGTGGACCAGACTTCGCAGCAGGGCGATGGAGGCGTGGGTGGTGCACCGAGTCGCGTCTTCCTGGTGGGCGGCCTCGTCGTGCGAGTGAACCCTAATGGCACCTTGGGTGTCCTGCTGGACCACAACAAGGTAGATCTGGCGGTCCCGCCGGAAAAGATAGCCGTGACGGAGGGCGTGTGCAAGTTCCTCAATCACCCCAAGTACCTGCGGGTCGTGGAGTGGGTGCGCTCCGCCGGTCTCTCGGAGACGGACGACGTGGAGAGCACCGCGTGCATCCTGTACCaccgcggctggcgggcgGAGCGTCTGTACCTGCTCGAGGCTTCTGACATCCGCAGCATGACGCACCTGTCCCAGTCCGCCCGCATGTCGCTCATGGAGAAGGCAGAGTGGCAGCGCGATCACCACCGTCAGATGCGCAACATTCACAGGGAGCGTGTGAAGGAGCGGGACCGACGGTACATGTCGGCCAAGTACGCCGGCATCCTctccgccagcgtcgccttCTGCGGTGCCTTTTCGCTCTTTGGGTGGAACTACAGGAACTACCTGACGCATCAGCGCTCCTACCAGATGCGTTTCGCGGTGAAGACGCTCTGCAAGAAGGTGCCTCCGGGAAGCGCAGCCACCAtcggcgcgccgccagcagcgacgggtGTGGAGACATCgatgtcgtcgtctgcggcgCATCGCATGTCGAAGCACGTTAGTCGGGTGGTGCAGGAGCGCTGGATTCGACAGGTGTTTCACCGACTCGATACAGCGCACCCTCGTATCGTGGTTATCACCGGGTACTTTGGGTGCGGGAAGAGCTCGCTGTGCTGCACTGCCATTCACGATGAAGGCATGGCCGGCGTCTTCGTGGATGTGCGCAACAAGGAggacacgctgcgcagcgtcaTCAAGGCACTTGGTGTGCCGCACGTCGAGGCCTGCGGCGACCCCCTCGACTTCATCTCGGAAGCATGTTACAAGGCCAAGTCCATCACGAATGGAAAGGCGCCCGTGATTGTGCTGAAGCTGCGTGAGGGGAATAGCCTGACGCGTGTGTacaacgaggcgctgacgctggcgTGCGATCGCCGCGCGTGCCACATCGTGGTTGAGCTGCCGCTCGAGTCGCTGACCACGACTAACACGTTGCTGCCGCGGTTGGATTTTTACACGGTCCCCAACTTCAGCCGCTCGCAGGCGTACGAGTACATTCAACATCGCCTCGACGCTCTCGGCATGGAGGTGTTTCTGGACACCGTGGGCACGAACAGCAACGACTTGGATGAGCTGCTTGCTGCCGCTCATCAGCACCGTGTATCGGCGACAGAGTACACGAACCAGAAGCTTCTCAAGGCGATGCGCCGGCTGCAGACGGCGTGGGGCGATGACGCGCAGCTCAAGGCGGCCGTGAAGCGTCTGGCGCAGTTGCCATACGATGAAGGCCAACACGAGGGCCTTGACGACAGCAGTCTCAGCCACCCATCGCTGCGCGATGTGATCTTCTACAATTCTGTGCAGGATGTTTGGCTCTTCAAGAACCAAGTGCtgcacaccgccgcctcctgcttgCTATGA
- a CDS encoding putative tuzin, with product MIPGVVYAVHLQHLFLPLIIEIGFGVHIEHDKSEEYLSGLVGGVFVRVNGNGTYRTLLLDSSGFNVAGPAETIIPPEGRPKILSTAEHREVVERFHTACLAHIPQEWPLRVLDESRRHRDHHRWVLQLLKKRVAERGLRCDSINCSGVVSAVMALSRIAFALEHHLMTHRREQRTLQLASATNSLTHTSNRIRSVLLRPHRCRSTLLRNKEKRIQFSSWCRSVPAAPCARRLRGGSSSRRVYKGAVALACDGRLCDLAREVAMEPLTVAGAGLPRRDACTSPVLDRERRHSPTRSTLCGPRQPQPHHRHHRNEQQRFGRAVCRRAPRPRPAALWRALRRTVP from the coding sequence ATGATTCCTGGAGTCGTCTACGCCGttcacctgcagcacctcttcCTGCCGCTCATCATCGAGATCGGCTTTGGCGTCCACATTGAACACGATAAGAGCGAGGAGTACCTCAGCGGCTTGGTGGGTGGCGTCTTCGTGCGCGTGAACGGCAACGGAACGTATAgaacgctgctgctggacagcagcggcttcaACGTGGCTGGTCCCGCGGAGACGATAATCCCACCAGAAGGCCGACCGAAAATCCTGAGCACAGCTGAGCACCGCGAGGTGGTGGAACGGTTTCACACGGCCTGCTTGGCGCACATTCCGCAAGAGTGGCCCCTGCGCGTGCTGGACGAATCGAGGCGGCATAGAGACCACCATCGAtgggtgctgcagcttctgAAAAAGCGGGTAGCCGAGCGCGGCTTGCGCTGCGATTCCATCAACTGCAGCGGTGTGGTCAGCGCGGTTATGGCGCTTTCGCGTATCGCCTTCGCGTTGGAGCACCATTTGATGACTCATCGCAGAGAGCAACGTACACTTCAGCTCGCAAGCGCCACTAACTcgctcacgcacacgtcAAATCGCATCCGTAGCGTCCTTTTACGGCCTCAtcggtgccgcagcacatTACTTCGCaacaaagagaagagaaTACAGTTTTCCAGTTGGTGCCGTAGCGtccctgcagcgccgtgcgcACGGAGGCTGCGCGGGGGCAGTAGCTCGCGGCGGGTGTACAAGGGCGCGGTCGCGCTGGCGTGCGACGGTCGTCTGTGCGATCTCGCCCGGGAGGTGGCCATGGAGCCGCTGACCGTGGCAGGCGCtgggctgccgcgccgcgacGCCTGCACGAGTCCCGTGCTCGACCGCGAGCGCAGGCACTCGCCTACGCGCAGCACACTTTGTGGGCCCCGTCAGCCCCAGCCGCATCATCGACATCATCGgaacgagcagcagcgatttGGACGAGCTGTTTGCCGCCGTGCACCAAGgccgcggccggcggcgctgtggaggGCACTGCGCCGCACGGTCCCGTAA
- a CDS encoding amastin-like protein, giving the protein MACRIGMILYVIFQFLAFLFVLVGTPIDMFRVKELGRFANTPCLTLWGGKEECYSTMYDVSYEELWANCTHRRLQFRVAASLAVISIVVYGLAFILGFIALCCCFFFRWVCLTLNILGFGTLGVVWALMVVAYYKDDGLFCPRVSSRFDFGFGFILLVVAWCLNTIDIFFLLLECEAGDATEEAVRAQDPKEQ; this is encoded by the coding sequence ATGGCGTGCAGGATCGGCATGATTCTCTACGTGATCTTCCAGTTCCTCGCGTTTCTCTTTGTGCTGGTGGGCACGCCGATCGACATGTTTCGCGTGAAGGAACTCGGGAGATTTGCCAACACGCCGTGTCTGACCTTGTGGGGCGGAAAGGAAGAGTGCTACAGCACAATGTACGACGTGTCGTATGAGGAACTGTGGGCGAACTGCactcaccgccgcctccagttCCGCGTTGCGGCGTCACTCGCTGTCATTTCCATCGTCGTGTACGGCTTGGCTTTCATCCTCGGCTTCATTGcactgtgctgctgctttttcTTCCGCTGGGTCTGCCTGACGCTCAACATCCTTGGCTTCGGCACCTTGGGCGTCGTCTGGGCGCTCATGGTGGTGGCCTACTACAAGGATGACGGCCTATTTTGCCCGAGGGTGAGCAGCCGCTTCGATTTTGGTTTCGGTTTCATTCTCCTCGTGGTGGCCTGGTGCCTGAATACCATAGACATTTTTTTCCTGCTGTTAGAGTGCGAGGCTGGGGACGCAACCGAGGAGGCAGTCCGTGCGCAAGATCCGAAGGAACAGTAG
- a CDS encoding amastin-like protein: protein MTYRIGMLLYALLQFFAFLFVLVGTPIDMFRPHGTSRFCSTPCLTLWGYKNECFNTAYDSWADDLWAKCPDRRLQFRVAQALAVISIVVYGLAFILGFIMLFCCFFFRWVCLTLNILGSATLGVVWALMMVDYYKDDGNCCPMLSSRFDFGLGFILLVSAWSLDVLGIIVLLHIC from the coding sequence ATGACTTACAGGATCGGCATGCTTCTCTATGCCCTCCTCCAGTTCTTCGCGTTTCTCTTTGTGCTGGTGGGCACGCCGATCGACATGTTTCGTCCACATGGTACGAGCAGGTTCTGCAGCACTCCGTGTCTGACCTTGTGGGGTTACAAGAACGAATGCTTCAACACCGCTTACGATTCGTGGGCGGACGATCTGTGGGCGAAGTGCCCggaccgccgcctccagttCCGCGTTGCCCAGGCACTCGCTGTCATTTCCATCGTCGTGTACGGCTTGGCTTTCATCCTCGGCTTCATTATGCTGTTCTGCTGCTTTTTCTTCCGCTGGGTCTGCCTGACGCTCAACATCCTTGGCAGCGCCACCTTGGGCGTCGTCTGGGCGCTCATGATGGTGGACTACTACAAGGATGACGGCAACTGTTGCCCGATGCTGAGCAGCCGCTTCGATTTCGGTTTGGGTTTCATTCTCCTCGTGTCGGCCTGGAGCCTTGATGTACTCGGCATCATCGTCCTGCTCCACATCTGCTAG
- a CDS encoding amastin-like protein, which yields MACRIGMILYVISQFLAFLFVLVGTPIDMFRQHGTSKFGNTPCLTLWGVKEECYSTVYNVKSDDLWAKCPDRRLQFRVAQALAAISIVVYGLAFILGFIMLFCCFCLRWVCLTLNILGFGTLGVVWALMVVAYYKDDGRDCPRLSDRYHFGAGFALFVSTWCRDIFSIISLLLCCHSADSGKQKVANQNQKEQ from the coding sequence ATGGCGTGCAGGATCGGCATGATTCTCTACGTGATCTCCCAGTTCCTCGCGTTTCTCTTTGTGCTGGTGGGCACGCCGATCGACATGTTTCGCCAACATGGTACGAGCAAATTCGGCAACACGCCGTGTCTGACCTTGTGGGGTGTAAAGGAAGAGTGCTACAGCACCGTCTACAACGTGAAGTCGGACGATCTGTGGGCGAAGTGCCCggaccgccgcctccagttCCGCGTTGCCCAGGCACTCGCTGCCATTTCCATCGTCGTGTACGGCTTGGCTTTCATCCTCGGCTTCATTATGCTGTTCTGCTGCTTTTGCCTCCGCTGGGTCTGCCTGACGCTCAACATCCTTGGCTTCGGCACCTTGGGCGTCGTCTGGGCGCTCATGGTGGTGGCCTACTACAAGGATGACGGCAGAGATTGTCCGAGGCTGAGCGACCGTTATCACTTCGGTGCTGGTTTTGCTCTCTTCGTGTCCACATGGTGCAGAGATATATTCAGTATTATCTCTCTACTTCTTTGCTGCCACTCCGCAGACTCAGGGAAGCAGAAAGTCGCGAACCAAAATCAAAAGGAACAGTAG